One stretch of Syntrophobacterales bacterium DNA includes these proteins:
- the pssA gene encoding CDP-diacylglycerol--serine O-phosphatidyltransferase produces the protein MRKRKGKGIYILPNLLTSVSLFSGFYSMIATIDGRFTHAAGAIFISAVFDMLDGRVARLTGSSSRFGVEYDSLSDVIAFGVAPGLLAYMWALNVYPKFGWLAAFLYVACGALRLARFNVQADSVQKQHFLGLPIPAAASVIAGIVFFYSYLGFSAEPKTVAMPIIVYVLAFLMVSDVRYYSFKDMGFFKGKPFRSTVVAIMLLVIVSSEPQITLFIGTVGYALSGPIYTIFRRKKVILETESSQSKEAPAGRDGH, from the coding sequence ATGAGAAAACGGAAAGGTAAAGGAATATACATACTGCCGAATTTACTGACATCGGTTAGCCTCTTCTCGGGTTTCTATTCCATGATTGCCACCATTGATGGAAGATTTACCCATGCGGCCGGCGCCATCTTCATATCCGCCGTATTCGATATGCTGGACGGCAGGGTTGCAAGACTTACGGGCTCAAGCAGCAGGTTCGGGGTGGAATATGACTCCCTTTCTGATGTAATCGCTTTTGGCGTGGCGCCTGGGCTCCTTGCATACATGTGGGCGCTTAATGTCTATCCCAAATTCGGGTGGCTTGCCGCGTTCCTCTATGTGGCGTGTGGTGCCCTCAGGCTCGCAAGGTTCAACGTGCAGGCCGACAGCGTACAAAAGCAGCATTTTCTCGGTCTTCCCATACCCGCAGCGGCTTCAGTGATCGCGGGAATCGTCTTTTTTTACTCATATCTCGGGTTCTCTGCGGAACCGAAGACGGTGGCAATGCCCATCATTGTTTATGTCCTTGCCTTTCTCATGGTAAGTGACGTGCGGTATTACAGCTTCAAAGACATGGGCTTTTTCAAGGGGAAGCCGTTCCGATCCACCGTGGTGGCCATTATGCTCCTCGTGATCGTCTCCAGCGAGCCTCAGATCACCCTTTTCATAGGGACCGTGGGCTATGCCCTGTCAGGGCCGATCTATACCATTTTTAGGAGGAAAAAGGTCATCCTTGAGACTGAGAGCAGTCAGTCGAAAGAAGCCCCAGCAGGTCGAGATGGTCATTGA
- the ilvN gene encoding acetolactate synthase small subunit — translation MRHIISILAENEFGVLSRVAGLFSGRGFNIESICVAETLDPTTSSMTIVTEGDDAIIEQVLKQLNKLINVIKVVDFKDADYVSREMVLVKVSTDDKIREEVPRMVKIFRGRIIDVSPKTYTIMITGDEAKIQAFLALIKPLGIKELVRTGPIAMMRGEKTIKMKEKHSKGGEEDGY, via the coding sequence GTGAGACATATAATATCAATACTTGCTGAAAACGAATTTGGTGTGTTGTCGAGGGTGGCGGGGCTTTTTAGCGGCAGGGGCTTCAACATTGAGAGCATCTGCGTTGCCGAGACGCTTGATCCCACCACCTCCTCTATGACTATAGTGACAGAGGGTGACGATGCCATCATTGAACAGGTATTGAAACAACTCAACAAGCTGATCAACGTCATAAAAGTTGTCGATTTCAAAGATGCGGATTATGTTTCCCGGGAGATGGTCCTTGTGAAGGTAAGTACGGACGACAAGATCCGAGAGGAAGTACCCCGTATGGTTAAAATTTTCCGGGGCAGGATCATAGACGTCTCCCCCAAGACGTATACCATAATGATAACGGGCGACGAGGCGAAAATCCAGGCTTTTCTTGCCCTTATCAAGCCTCTCGGCATCAAAGAGCTTGTGAGGACCGGCCCTATTGCCATGATGCGCGGGGAGAAAACAATAAAAATGAAAGAAAAACATTCCAAAGGAGGAGAAGAAGATGGCTACTAA
- a CDS encoding 1-acyl-sn-glycerol-3-phosphate acyltransferase has product MPFLRWTLRAGNHMAIDRRIRGTRLKSMYQAAWRIREGMSVLIFPEGTWSAGNAAPCYPLRTKFRRPEIAE; this is encoded by the coding sequence GTGCCTTTCCTGAGATGGACTCTCAGGGCCGGCAATCACATGGCCATCGACAGAAGAATTCGGGGAACGCGCCTAAAGTCCATGTATCAGGCGGCTTGGAGAATAAGGGAGGGGATGAGCGTACTCATATTTCCGGAAGGAACATGGAGCGCGGGCAACGCCGCGCCATGTTACCCGCTCAGAACAAAATTCCGCCGGCCGGAGATCGCGGAATAG
- the argJ gene encoding bifunctional glutamate N-acetyltransferase/amino-acid acetyltransferase ArgJ, with protein sequence MIEGIQFAATAAGIKASGLDLGLAFFNDPMYVSSLYTKNQVKAAHIVYNRGIEGAPVRAVLANSGCANSCTGADGIGDLAAIGENLSAILGVNREDILFASTGVIGKRLPTDTVIRALPSIGKGLKTSHMDFAKAIMTTDTLPKTVEETFGRQRAYHMIGVAKGSGMINPRFATLLVFVFTDFPVAPETIRRSFARAAKETFERISVDGECSTNDSILLFTKTGKEDLKELKAFNKALSKVLKELAMMVVRDGEGATRVAHIVVRGARKKKTAEKIARRISISPLTKTAFFGCDPNWGRIIAAVGDADVPVVPSKIEITLQDHVVAREGVEVPFDEEEMKQRMDKKVIEVIIDLHDGKAGFDMYTTDYTYDYIKINASYRT encoded by the coding sequence ATGATAGAGGGGATTCAATTTGCGGCGACGGCAGCCGGCATCAAGGCCTCGGGTCTCGACCTCGGACTGGCTTTCTTCAATGATCCCATGTATGTCTCGTCGCTCTATACGAAAAACCAGGTAAAAGCTGCCCACATTGTTTACAATCGAGGTATTGAAGGCGCGCCGGTCCGGGCCGTGCTCGCAAACAGCGGCTGCGCCAATTCCTGCACGGGGGCGGACGGTATCGGAGATTTAGCCGCCATAGGCGAGAACCTTTCGGCCATCCTCGGGGTAAACCGGGAGGATATCCTCTTCGCGTCCACAGGGGTTATCGGTAAGCGGCTCCCGACGGACACCGTTATTCGTGCCCTGCCGTCCATCGGGAAGGGGCTCAAGACATCTCACATGGATTTTGCCAAAGCAATCATGACAACCGACACGCTCCCTAAGACCGTTGAAGAGACGTTCGGAAGGCAAAGAGCGTACCATATGATCGGCGTCGCAAAAGGGTCCGGTATGATAAATCCCCGCTTTGCCACCTTGCTTGTCTTCGTATTTACCGATTTTCCGGTAGCTCCGGAAACGATACGGCGGTCCTTTGCTCGCGCGGCCAAAGAGACTTTCGAAAGAATATCTGTGGACGGTGAATGTTCGACGAACGACTCCATTCTGCTTTTCACGAAGACCGGAAAAGAAGATCTGAAAGAATTGAAAGCCTTCAATAAGGCTCTTTCTAAAGTCCTCAAAGAGCTCGCCATGATGGTCGTCAGGGATGGGGAAGGCGCGACCCGGGTCGCTCACATCGTTGTGAGAGGGGCCAGGAAGAAGAAAACGGCAGAGAAGATTGCGAGAAGGATTTCCATCTCGCCGCTCACCAAGACCGCATTTTTCGGATGCGATCCGAACTGGGGTCGGATCATCGCCGCAGTCGGCGATGCGGATGTTCCTGTCGTGCCGTCAAAGATTGAAATCACCCTCCAAGACCATGTCGTGGCCAGGGAAGGGGTTGAAGTCCCCTTTGACGAAGAAGAGATGAAGCAGCGAATGGACAAGAAAGTGATCGAAGTGATAATCGACCTCCACGATGGCAAAGCAGGGTTCGATATGTATACCACCGATTACACCTATGACTACATAAAGATAAACGCGTCCTACCGTACATAA
- the ilvB gene encoding biosynthetic-type acetolactate synthase large subunit codes for MKKNGSQIFVEALKAEGIDALFCYPGGATLNITDALGLSDIGQIVVRHEQGAVHAADGYARASGRVGVSLVTSGPGATNAVTGIATAYLDSIPLVIFSCQVPTMLIGNDAFQEVDIVGITRPCTKHSYLVKDVNDLARIIKEAFYIAKSGRPGPVLVDIPKDVSAALGEFKYPDKVHIRSYQPTYTGHLGQIKKAMKLIASSKKPVFYAGGGIILSGASEELTKLASMLSIPVANTLMGLGGFPGNHPLFLGMLGMHGTYAANMAITESDVIIAVGARFDDRATGKVDEFAPHAKVIHIDIDPTSISKNIHVDVPIVGNSRDVLRKMIEIATEDRDDFENYQSHISEWIHETERWKKEYPLTYMRNGTLKPQYVIERIFDITGGNAIITTEVGQNQMWTAQFYKFLKPRTLLTSGGLGTMGFGFPAGIGAQVAYPDALVIDIAGDGSIQMNIQELATAVQYGLPVKVVILNNGYLGMVRQWQELFYEKRYTWTPMQYAPDFVKVAEAYGAAGFRIEKEEDVDRVLRAAFQDKRPAFVDILVNPEESVYPMVPAGASLREMLLV; via the coding sequence TTGAAGAAGAACGGCTCACAAATCTTTGTGGAAGCGCTGAAAGCGGAGGGTATCGACGCCCTGTTTTGTTACCCCGGAGGAGCCACTCTTAACATAACCGATGCATTGGGCCTGTCCGACATCGGGCAGATTGTGGTGAGGCATGAGCAGGGCGCCGTGCACGCGGCCGACGGATATGCCAGGGCTTCCGGCAGGGTGGGTGTATCTCTTGTCACCTCCGGTCCGGGAGCCACAAATGCGGTAACCGGCATCGCCACGGCCTATCTGGACTCCATCCCTCTGGTAATTTTTTCCTGCCAGGTTCCGACCATGCTAATTGGCAACGATGCGTTCCAGGAAGTTGATATTGTGGGTATCACGAGGCCGTGTACCAAGCATAGCTATCTGGTTAAGGATGTGAATGACCTCGCCCGGATCATAAAAGAGGCGTTTTATATCGCGAAGTCCGGTCGGCCGGGACCGGTTCTCGTTGACATACCGAAGGATGTGTCGGCGGCACTGGGAGAGTTCAAGTATCCCGACAAGGTCCACATCAGGAGTTATCAGCCAACCTACACGGGGCACTTGGGTCAGATCAAGAAGGCGATGAAACTTATCGCATCGTCGAAGAAGCCCGTATTCTACGCTGGCGGTGGAATCATCTTATCCGGGGCGTCCGAGGAGCTGACAAAGCTTGCCAGCATGCTTTCAATCCCGGTAGCGAACACACTCATGGGGCTTGGCGGATTTCCGGGGAATCATCCCCTGTTTCTCGGTATGTTGGGGATGCACGGGACATATGCTGCAAACATGGCAATCACGGAATCCGATGTGATAATTGCGGTTGGAGCGCGTTTTGACGACAGGGCAACGGGAAAAGTTGATGAGTTTGCCCCCCATGCGAAGGTCATCCATATAGATATTGACCCTACATCCATAAGCAAGAACATACATGTCGACGTACCGATCGTGGGTAACTCCAGGGATGTGCTCAGGAAGATGATTGAGATTGCAACGGAGGACAGGGATGATTTCGAGAATTATCAGTCCCATATCTCCGAGTGGATCCATGAGACCGAGCGCTGGAAAAAGGAATATCCGCTTACCTACATGAGAAACGGAACACTCAAGCCCCAGTATGTTATCGAGAGGATTTTCGACATCACGGGAGGCAATGCCATAATAACCACCGAAGTGGGGCAGAACCAGATGTGGACGGCCCAGTTCTACAAGTTCCTGAAGCCCAGGACCCTTCTTACTTCCGGAGGACTCGGAACCATGGGGTTCGGATTTCCTGCCGGTATCGGGGCCCAGGTGGCCTACCCAGACGCTCTGGTCATTGATATTGCAGGTGACGGGAGCATTCAGATGAATATCCAGGAACTTGCGACGGCGGTCCAATACGGGCTTCCTGTCAAAGTCGTAATTCTGAACAACGGGTATCTCGGGATGGTACGACAGTGGCAGGAGCTTTTCTATGAAAAAAGGTACACATGGACGCCCATGCAGTATGCTCCCGATTTTGTCAAGGTCGCGGAGGCTTACGGAGCAGCGGGATTCAGGATAGAAAAAGAGGAAGATGTGGATCGCGTGCTTCGCGCGGCATTTCAGGACAAACGGCCCGCTTTCGTCGACATACTCGTCAATCCTGAGGAATCGGTCTATCCCATGGTTCCCGCAGGGGCGTCGCTACGGGAAATGCTTCTCGTATAG
- the secA gene encoding preprotein translocase subunit SecA, translated as MNNLIKKIVGTKNERELKRIRPLVERTRNFEEELGRLSDADLQAKTPQFKERIANGEELDDLLPEAFAVVREVAGRTVHMRHFDAQVIGGIVLHEGKIAEMATGEGKTLVATLPVYLNALSGLGVHVVTVNDYLAKRDAQWMGPVYKFLGLTVDTVVHGLDDDERRIAYGCDVTYGTNNEFGFDYLRDNMKYALEECAQRGFNYAIVDEVDSILIDEARTPLIISGPAEESTDKYYKINRLIYQLKKEQDFMIDEKAKSAYLTEEGVAKIEKLIRIENLYDPKYVDFLHHVNQALRAHNMFQRDVDYIVKDGQVIIVDEFTGRLMPGRRFSDGIHQALEAKENVKIERENQTLATVTFQNYFRMYTKLSGMTGTADTEALEFKKIYNLDVMVIPTNRPLIRTNHTDVIYRTEKEKFKAVINEIEEHHKKGRPVLVGTLSIDKSERVSDMLKRRGIPHHILNAKNHEREAEIVAQAGRLKALTISTNMAGRGTDILLGGNANALALVMAKGETGTPEYEKALEAARSICEKEKEEVIKLGGLHILGTERHESRRIDNQLRGRAGRQGDPGSSRFYVSLEDEIMRLFGSDRVSPILAKLGMQEDMPIEHPFISKTIENAQTRVEGRNFEIRKYLLEYDNVMNKQRETIYGMRREVMKDESVRERILDMIDELCEEMVYEAAPEKVYPEEWDLASLNNRIYETFFFHMDLNLEQVTDLTREGLLDLVREKAVSVYTDKEKIFADGQFESMEHFFTLNSLDTYWKEHLLSLDHLKEGIGLRGYGQKDPLREYQRESFDLFIGMLDRMKLDTIKKMYAVQPAKEELTRDEPVMFMSRGGEQATFEDKEKKIGRNDPCPCGSGKKYKKCCGR; from the coding sequence ATTAATAATTTAATTAAGAAGATCGTCGGAACTAAGAACGAAAGAGAACTGAAGAGAATCCGCCCCTTAGTGGAACGCACGCGAAATTTTGAGGAGGAGCTCGGGAGACTGAGCGATGCGGATCTTCAGGCAAAGACGCCCCAATTCAAAGAGAGGATTGCGAACGGCGAAGAGCTTGATGACCTGCTTCCCGAAGCTTTTGCTGTGGTCCGTGAAGTTGCGGGCCGCACCGTGCACATGAGGCATTTCGATGCACAGGTCATAGGCGGCATCGTGCTCCATGAAGGCAAGATCGCGGAGATGGCGACCGGCGAAGGCAAAACCCTCGTGGCCACCCTGCCCGTATACCTTAACGCTCTTTCGGGTCTAGGCGTCCATGTGGTGACGGTCAACGACTACCTTGCAAAAAGAGACGCCCAGTGGATGGGTCCCGTCTACAAGTTTCTTGGCCTCACGGTTGACACCGTGGTTCACGGCCTCGACGACGACGAGCGACGAATAGCCTATGGCTGCGATGTTACGTACGGGACGAACAACGAGTTCGGCTTTGACTACCTCAGGGACAACATGAAGTACGCTCTTGAGGAGTGCGCCCAGCGGGGATTCAATTACGCCATAGTCGACGAAGTGGACAGCATTCTCATAGATGAAGCAAGGACCCCTCTCATCATATCCGGCCCTGCGGAAGAGTCGACGGACAAGTATTACAAGATTAACCGGCTCATCTACCAACTAAAAAAAGAGCAGGACTTCATGATAGATGAGAAGGCGAAAAGCGCTTACCTCACCGAAGAAGGGGTCGCGAAGATCGAGAAACTGATCAGGATCGAAAACCTCTATGATCCTAAATATGTAGACTTTTTGCACCACGTAAACCAGGCGCTCAGGGCACACAACATGTTTCAACGTGACGTGGATTATATAGTCAAAGACGGTCAGGTCATCATAGTTGATGAGTTTACAGGAAGGCTCATGCCCGGCAGGCGTTTCAGCGATGGCATCCACCAGGCGCTGGAGGCGAAGGAAAACGTTAAGATCGAGAGGGAAAACCAAACCCTGGCTACTGTCACGTTCCAGAATTACTTCAGGATGTACACGAAGCTCTCGGGCATGACCGGTACGGCCGACACTGAGGCTCTCGAATTCAAGAAGATATATAATCTTGATGTGATGGTGATCCCCACCAACAGGCCCCTTATCCGGACCAATCACACTGACGTGATCTACAGGACGGAGAAAGAGAAGTTCAAGGCCGTAATAAACGAGATTGAGGAACATCATAAGAAGGGGCGGCCCGTGCTGGTAGGCACGCTTTCCATAGACAAATCCGAGAGAGTCTCGGATATGCTGAAACGGAGGGGTATTCCTCACCACATCCTTAACGCCAAGAACCATGAGCGAGAAGCGGAGATCGTCGCCCAAGCGGGAAGGCTCAAAGCGCTTACCATATCCACCAACATGGCGGGAAGGGGAACGGATATACTCTTAGGCGGAAACGCGAATGCCCTCGCCTTGGTCATGGCCAAGGGTGAGACTGGGACGCCCGAGTATGAAAAGGCCCTTGAGGCGGCACGAAGCATCTGCGAGAAGGAGAAGGAAGAAGTTATAAAATTGGGAGGGCTCCATATCCTCGGCACAGAGAGGCACGAATCAAGACGCATCGACAACCAGTTGAGAGGGCGTGCCGGCCGCCAGGGCGACCCTGGCTCATCCAGGTTCTACGTTTCTTTGGAAGATGAGATCATGAGGCTTTTCGGCTCCGACAGGGTCTCGCCCATACTGGCAAAACTGGGGATGCAGGAAGATATGCCCATTGAACACCCTTTTATCTCAAAAACCATAGAGAATGCCCAGACCAGGGTTGAGGGGCGCAACTTCGAAATAAGAAAGTATCTCCTTGAATACGACAATGTAATGAATAAACAGCGCGAAACCATATACGGGATGCGCAGAGAAGTAATGAAGGACGAGAGCGTGAGGGAGCGCATTCTCGACATGATTGATGAACTATGCGAAGAGATGGTGTACGAGGCTGCACCAGAGAAAGTCTACCCGGAGGAGTGGGACCTTGCGTCGCTCAACAACAGGATTTACGAGACTTTCTTCTTCCATATGGACCTGAACCTTGAACAGGTGACTGACCTGACGAGGGAGGGCCTTCTCGACCTGGTCAGAGAAAAGGCCGTCTCGGTCTACACAGATAAGGAGAAGATCTTTGCAGACGGTCAATTTGAATCAATGGAGCACTTTTTCACCCTTAATTCTCTCGATACATACTGGAAAGAGCACCTCCTATCTCTTGACCACCTGAAGGAGGGGATTGGTCTCAGAGGATATGGCCAGAAAGATCCATTGAGGGAATATCAGAGAGAGAGTTTTGATTTGTTCATCGGTATGCTGGACAGGATGAAACTCGACACGATAAAGAAGATGTACGCAGTCCAGCCCGCAAAAGAAGAGCTTACCCGTGACGAGCCCGTAATGTTTATGAGCAGGGGCGGCGAGCAGGCGACCTTTGAGGACAAGGAGAAGAAAATAGGAAGAAATGACCCCTGTCCCTGCGGCAGCGGAAAGAAATACAAGAAGTGCTGCGGGAGGTAG
- the ilvC gene encoding ketol-acid reductoisomerase — MPKEEKKMATKMYYDKDADLNVLKGAKVAIIGYGSQGHAQAQNLRDSGIDVLVAELEGTPNYKIAKDHGFKPVSAAKASKDAEVIQILAQDNLQAKLYNEEIKQNLKKGKTLVFSHGFNIHYSQIVPPPDIDVIMVAPKGPGHLVRREYERGAGVPSLIAVYQDHSKKAKKKALAYAKGIGATRAGVLETTFAEETETDLFGEQAVLCGGASELVKAGFDTLVEAGYQPEIAYFECLHELKLIVDLMYEGGISYMRYSISDTAEYGDITRGNRVVSEETREEMRQILDEIRSGEFAREWILENMCGRPVYNSLKRIESEHLIEKVGTQLRSMMGWIRRKD; from the coding sequence ATTCCAAAGGAGGAGAAGAAGATGGCTACTAAAATGTATTACGACAAAGATGCCGACCTCAACGTATTGAAAGGTGCAAAGGTTGCCATCATAGGATACGGCAGTCAGGGACATGCGCAAGCCCAGAACCTGAGAGACAGCGGGATAGATGTTTTGGTGGCGGAGCTTGAAGGCACGCCGAATTACAAGATAGCCAAGGACCACGGATTCAAGCCCGTAAGCGCGGCAAAGGCATCGAAAGATGCGGAGGTGATCCAGATACTTGCCCAAGATAACCTCCAGGCAAAACTCTACAACGAAGAGATAAAACAGAACCTGAAAAAAGGAAAGACCCTCGTTTTCTCCCATGGTTTCAACATCCATTACAGCCAGATTGTTCCGCCGCCGGATATCGACGTAATCATGGTCGCCCCTAAAGGCCCGGGCCATCTCGTAAGAAGGGAATATGAACGCGGGGCGGGCGTTCCGTCACTCATCGCCGTCTACCAGGACCATTCAAAAAAAGCAAAGAAAAAAGCCCTGGCCTACGCGAAGGGAATTGGCGCCACAAGGGCCGGTGTACTTGAGACCACTTTTGCGGAAGAGACGGAGACAGACCTTTTTGGCGAGCAGGCGGTTCTCTGCGGCGGCGCCTCCGAACTCGTGAAGGCCGGGTTTGACACCTTGGTGGAAGCCGGCTACCAGCCGGAGATCGCCTATTTCGAGTGCCTCCATGAGCTGAAGCTTATCGTTGACCTTATGTACGAAGGAGGCATTTCGTATATGCGTTACTCCATCAGCGATACCGCCGAATACGGCGATATCACGAGAGGCAATAGGGTCGTCTCGGAAGAGACGAGGGAAGAGATGAGGCAAATTCTCGATGAGATCAGGAGCGGCGAGTTCGCCCGGGAATGGATACTTGAGAACATGTGCGGCAGACCCGTATATAATTCATTGAAGAGAATAGAGAGTGAACACCTTATTGAGAAAGTGGGAACACAACTCCGGAGCATGATGGGCTGGATCAGGAGAAAAGATTGA
- a CDS encoding SDR family NAD(P)-dependent oxidoreductase, with amino-acid sequence MQKVIIIGASSGVGLQLAKFMAKDDFCIGLTGRRTELLVKLQSELHCKTYSRYMDIANTPEAMKTLNELIDEMGGVDLIFVSSGIGHINYELNGELEQETINVNVSGVTAVINTAMQYFLDKKSGHLAVMSSVASLRGNSEGPAYSASKAYISNYAEGLRCKVKKQNLEITITDIKAGFIDTAMAKGEGLFWVMPLEKATQQIYKALLKKKDEVYITKRWRLIGFMLKVLPKFLYYKI; translated from the coding sequence ATGCAAAAAGTAATTATCATAGGCGCAAGTAGCGGGGTTGGCCTGCAACTTGCGAAATTTATGGCGAAAGACGATTTCTGTATTGGTTTGACCGGCAGACGAACGGAATTACTTGTTAAACTCCAAAGTGAATTGCATTGCAAAACCTATAGCAGATATATGGATATTGCCAACACGCCGGAAGCTATGAAAACCCTTAATGAATTGATTGATGAAATGGGTGGAGTGGACTTAATTTTTGTAAGTAGTGGAATAGGACATATTAACTATGAGTTAAACGGGGAATTAGAACAGGAAACTATCAATGTTAATGTCTCCGGTGTGACCGCTGTTATCAATACTGCCATGCAATATTTTTTAGATAAAAAATCTGGGCATTTAGCTGTCATGTCTTCTGTTGCGTCTTTACGGGGAAACTCTGAAGGTCCTGCATACAGCGCCTCTAAAGCATATATTTCGAATTACGCAGAAGGCCTGAGATGCAAAGTCAAGAAACAGAATTTAGAAATTACTATTACCGATATAAAAGCCGGATTTATAGACACTGCTATGGCTAAAGGTGAAGGGCTGTTTTGGGTTATGCCTTTGGAAAAGGCGACTCAGCAAATATATAAAGCCCTTCTGAAGAAGAAAGATGAAGTTTATATTACAAAACGGTGGCGGCTTATAGGATTTATGCTTAAAGTGCTGCCGAAGTTTTTGTACTACAAAATATAA
- a CDS encoding HAD family hydrolase — translation MISVSIPGWGDLDIEYLVVDYNGTCAFDGKLSEGVKDAMEKVSRYIKVFIITADSYGNIDNEGSTIGFSIIKVGKDGSGKEKARIIKELGPEKVVAIGNGANDAMMLKEAALGIGVVGREGCSTLLVKEADLLVSNVADAIGVILHPERLVATLRD, via the coding sequence ATGATCAGTGTTTCTATTCCCGGATGGGGGGACCTAGACATAGAGTATTTAGTAGTCGACTATAACGGGACATGCGCGTTCGACGGGAAGCTGAGCGAAGGCGTGAAAGACGCGATGGAGAAGGTCTCGCGTTATATAAAGGTTTTTATAATAACCGCAGATAGTTACGGCAACATTGACAACGAAGGGAGCACCATAGGCTTCAGCATCATTAAAGTAGGCAAGGATGGAAGCGGCAAGGAAAAGGCAAGGATCATAAAAGAGCTTGGCCCCGAGAAAGTCGTCGCCATAGGAAACGGGGCCAATGATGCCATGATGTTGAAAGAGGCCGCCTTGGGCATCGGAGTTGTAGGCCGCGAGGGCTGTTCAACCCTTCTTGTGAAAGAAGCAGACCTCCTTGTGAGCAATGTGGCCGATGCCATCGGCGTTATTCTCCATCCTGAAAGACTGGTGGCCACCCTCAGAGATTAA
- a CDS encoding HAD family hydrolase, which yields MTVEKSDSIECVIYDVDGVLFDSLDANGRLYGKIAASMGRGPLSGDELHYCHTHTVYEAINRLFRHEKELERKALEFLKKVDLSEFIVFLKMEPHLLETLATLRERMIKTAICTNRTTSMPHVMDRFNLWPYFDTVVTALDVKYPKPHPGSVEKILETLHADRERTLFLGDSEVDRETALSAGVRFIAYKNEEIATDGLINDHLDLLGLLSTDCSQSQG from the coding sequence ATGACCGTCGAGAAATCTGATTCCATAGAGTGCGTCATATATGATGTGGATGGCGTCCTCTTCGACTCCCTTGATGCAAACGGAAGATTATACGGCAAGATAGCGGCATCCATGGGGAGGGGGCCGCTATCCGGCGATGAGTTGCATTACTGCCACACTCATACGGTCTATGAAGCAATCAATCGCCTTTTCCGACACGAAAAAGAATTGGAGAGAAAGGCGCTTGAGTTCCTCAAAAAAGTGGATCTAAGTGAATTCATCGTCTTTTTAAAAATGGAACCCCATCTGCTGGAGACGCTCGCAACTTTAAGAGAGCGGATGATCAAGACAGCGATATGCACCAACAGGACTACGTCCATGCCGCACGTGATGGATCGGTTCAATCTCTGGCCTTACTTCGACACGGTTGTCACTGCCCTTGATGTAAAATATCCAAAACCCCACCCAGGGTCAGTGGAGAAAATATTGGAAACCCTTCATGCGGACAGGGAACGTACCCTATTCCTGGGGGATTCCGAAGTGGACCGGGAAACGGCCCTCTCGGCGGGCGTCAGGTTTATCGCTTATAAGAACGAGGAGATCGCGACGGACGGTTTAATCAATGACCATCTCGACCTGCTGGGGCTTCTTTCGACTGACTGCTCTCAGTCTCAAGGATGA
- a CDS encoding phosphatidylserine decarboxylase family protein, translating to MKESLIAKEGLRFLIPSFALFIFFTAFHYRVLALACFLFVMFSVFFFRNPKRVTVDEAGTIISPADGKVVEVRDVFDSEFLGEKRKRIGIFMSPVDVHVNRAPASGRVSTVRHRSGEFAMAFKQDVDQVNERNYILIGSGSDAVLMVQIAGFLARRITCYVKGGDEVKKGQPVGIISFGSRVDVYLPKEYEPMVDLQERVRAGVTILARKGPIAE from the coding sequence TTGAAAGAATCTCTTATCGCAAAGGAGGGGCTCAGGTTTCTGATCCCCTCCTTTGCCCTGTTCATTTTTTTTACTGCTTTTCATTATCGAGTGCTTGCCCTCGCCTGCTTCCTCTTTGTCATGTTTTCTGTTTTTTTTTTCCGGAACCCGAAACGGGTGACGGTCGATGAGGCGGGAACAATCATCTCGCCGGCCGATGGGAAGGTGGTGGAGGTGCGCGATGTCTTCGACAGCGAATTTCTGGGCGAAAAGAGAAAGCGAATCGGCATATTCATGTCTCCCGTCGACGTTCATGTAAACAGGGCGCCCGCCTCCGGCCGTGTAAGCACGGTACGGCATAGGAGCGGCGAGTTTGCCATGGCGTTCAAACAAGATGTCGACCAAGTAAACGAGAGGAACTATATACTCATCGGGAGTGGCAGCGATGCGGTACTCATGGTCCAGATCGCAGGATTTCTGGCTCGCCGCATCACCTGCTATGTAAAAGGTGGAGACGAAGTTAAAAAGGGACAACCCGTGGGCATCATATCCTTCGGCTCCAGAGTTGATGTGTATCTGCCAAAGGAGTATGAACCTATGGTAGACTTGCAGGAGAGAGTGAGGGCAGGGGTCACGATCCTGGCAAGAAAAGGACCCATAGCCGAATAA